The following coding sequences lie in one Heteronotia binoei isolate CCM8104 ecotype False Entrance Well chromosome 6, APGP_CSIRO_Hbin_v1, whole genome shotgun sequence genomic window:
- the SFXN3 gene encoding sideroflexin-3, whose amino-acid sequence MSGELPLHINIKDPQWDQSTFMGRAKHFFTVTDPRNLLLSSKTLEEARRVIEDYRMGKVSPGLTEDQLWQAKYIYDSAFHPDTGEKMILIGRMSAQVPMNMTITGCMLTFYRTTPAVLFWQWVNQSFNAIVNYTNRSGDAPITVNQLGTAYISATTGAVVTALGLKSLTKHLPPIIGRFVPFAAVAAANCINIPLMRQRELKFGIPILDENGNRLGESKKAAQQAIMQVVVSRIGMAVPAMAIPPVIMNALEKRAFLKRYPWMNAPLQIGLVGLCLVFATPLCCALFPQKSSMKVSHLEPELQAQIGEKNSSIEVVYFNKGL is encoded by the exons ATGTCAGGGGAATTGCCCTTGCACATCAACATCAAGGACCCACAATGGGACCAGAGTACCTTCATGGGGAGAGCAAAGCATTTCTTCACAGTGACGGATCCCCGCAACCTTCTGCTTTCTAGCAAGACCCTGGAAGAGGCCCGGAGGGTGATTGAGGATTACAG GATGGGAAAAGTGTCACCAGGCTTGACTGAGGATCAGCTATGGCAGGCAAAATACATCTACGACTCAGCTTTCCACCCGGACACAGGCGAGAAGATGATCCTGATTGGACGTATGTCTGCCCAGGTGCCCATGAATATGACCATCACTGGATGCATGCTCACCTTCTACAG AACAACACCTGCTGTGTTATTCTGGCAATGGGTGAATCAATCATTTAATGCCATTGTCAACTATACCAATCGGAGTGGAGATGCTCCCATCACTGTCAA CCAGTTGGGCACTGCATACATCAGCGCTACCACTGGAGCTGTAGTGACGGCCCTGGGACTCAAGTCCCTCACTAAG CATTTGCCACCAATTATTGGACGCTTTGTGCCTTTTGCTGCTGTGGCAGCTGCTAACTGCATCAACATCCCGCTAATGAGACAGAG GGAGTTAAAGTTTGGTATCCCCATTTTAGACGAGAATGGGAACCGGCTGGGTGAGTCCAAGAAGGCAGCTCAGCAAGCAATCATGCAGGTTGTGGTGTCCCGTATTGGCATGGCTGTACCCGCCATGG CCATCCCTCCTGTGATCATGAATGCACTAGAGAAGAGAGCTTTTTTGAAG CGGTACCCCTGGATGAATGCTCCTCTGCAGATTGGACTGGTGGGTTTGTG CTTGGTGTTTGCTACGCCTCTGTGCTGTGCACTCTTCCCACAGAAAAG CTCAATGAAGGTGAGTCACTTGGAACCTGAACTCCAAGCTCAGATTGGAGAGAAAAACTCCAGCATTGAGGTCGTCTATTTTAACAAAGGGCTTTAA